In Xiphophorus hellerii strain 12219 chromosome 4, Xiphophorus_hellerii-4.1, whole genome shotgun sequence, a single genomic region encodes these proteins:
- the LOC116718666 gene encoding uncharacterized protein LOC116718666 — MNGTIQRALSKAVDGHPHTWDEYLDAVMFGIRTKKQITTQYSPYFLMFGREARYPSEVPEHYMIDGAVEDIVGVEELAEEVKIQESLRSIVSDSVSKKQEKAKGRAQHIGTVFKPGDRVWRQNIRSQQRKGGKLDAGFLGPYTVISIQGKNADIQDDNGVIFRKINTDHLKICIRESPRLPHCLKNQGSKINFAQPLADAALPPYDTTSPPSAPASPLSAPASPPSAPASPPSAPASPLSAPASPLSAPASPPSAPASPLSAPASPPSAPASPLSAPVSSPPAPSSATQRSSLAEKYVHDAFTGKNVFVLLSKVNAYKLFYFDINKIGPHMELESQSINAFLAVIVKEYNSKNTGQAVFIDSFAMTAMWQGKSPRLKKMNPMNYEIILGINNQHHHWTLVVIYPQEKKSLFLNPLGESKQDIQKCLQITRAFMRKKGCNVSRWTCDTVKHPKQQDITSCGVFSLKFAEKILSKEVVDFPVSREAVHSMRLEIAVRLILNSEDLKDLCHFCGEMESDTDVNWIQCDVCLRWFHHACVGSPPTEKTYHCFACLP, encoded by the exons ATGAATGGGACCATTCAAAG AGCTCTGAGTAAAGCTGTGGATGGCCATCCACACACCTGGGATGAGTATTTGGATGCTGTGATGTTTGGGATACgcaccaaaaaacaaataaccacACAGTATTCCCCATACTTCCTCATGTTTGGAAGAGAGGCACGCTATCCCTCGGAAGTCCCTGAACATTACATG attGACGGTGCTGTGGAGGACATCGTTGGAGTGGAGGAGTTGGCAGAGGAGGTCAAAATACAAGAAAGCCTGAGGAGCATTGTCAGCGACAGTGTTTccaaaaaacaggagaaagcAAAGGGCAGAGCACAACACATTGGCACTGTGTTTAAACCTGGTGACCGAGTGTGGAGGCAGAACATACGCAGTCAGCAGAGAAAAGGTGGGAAATTGGATGCTGGTTTTCTCGGACCCTATACAGTCATCAGTATCCAAGGCAAAAATGCAGACATTCAAGATGATAATGGTGTGATATTCCGGAAGATAAACACTGACCATCTGAAAATCTGCATTAGAGAGAGTCCCCGACTgccacattgtttaaaaaatcaaggaagcaaaataaattttgctCAACCCCTGGCTGATGCAGCACTACCGCCTTATGATACAACATCACCCCCCTCTGCTCCAGCATCACCCCTCTCTGCTCCAGCATCACCCCCCTCTGCTCCAGCATCACCCCCCTCTGCTCCAGCATCACCCCTCTCTGCTCCAGCATCACCCCTCTCTGCTCCAGCATCACCCCCCTCTGCTCCAGCATCACCCCTCTCTGCTCCAGCATCACCCCCCTCTGCTCCAGCATCACCCCTCTCTGCTCCAGTGTCATCTCCCCCTGCTCCATCATCTGCTACCCAGAGAAGCTCTCTAGCagagaaat ATGTGCATGATGCTTTTACTGGAAAAAACGTCTTTGTCCTTCTGTCAAAAGTGAATGCATATAAGTTGTTTTACTTTGACATTAATAAAATTGGTCCTCACATGGAACTGGAGAGTCAG TCTATTAATGCATTTCTGGCCGTCATCGTGAAGGAATACAACAGCAAGAACACAGGACAGGCTGTGTTCATAGATTCATTTGCAATGACAGCAATGTGGCAGGGAAAAAGTCCTAGATTAAAAAAG ATGAACCCaatgaattatgaaataattCTGGGAATCAACAATCAACACCACCACTGGACTTTAgtg GTGATCTACCCACAAGAGAAAAAGTCTTTGTTCTTGAATCCACTGGGGGAATCAAAACAAGACATCCAGAAATGCTTGCAAATCACAAG GGCATTTATGAGGAAGAAGGGGTGCAATGTCTCACGTTGGACATGTGACACAGTCAAGCATCCAAAACAACAAGATATTACATCATGTGGTGTATTTTCACTGAAG tttgcagaaaaaatcCTGTCAAAAGAGGTTGTTGATTTTCCTGTTTCCAGAGAGGCGGTCCACAGCATGAGGTTGGAAATTGCTGTGAGACTAATCCTTAACAGTG AGGACCTAAAAGACTTGTGTCACTTCTGTGGAGAGATGGAAAGTGACACGGATGTGAACTGG ATCCAGTGTGACGTGTGTCTGAGGTGGTTCCATCATGCGTGTGTGGGAAGCCCACCAACTGAAAAAACATATCACTGCTTTGCCTGTTTGCCTTAG